The Pseudomonas extremaustralis genome contains a region encoding:
- a CDS encoding methyl-accepting chemotaxis protein produces the protein MFDTLSIRLKIVLLSGLCLLGVIALVVGINIYNTTQNDELVSDSSSRMLTASVEQLLQAKAAEQAVQLQRTFGDSLVALTALADQVKDLRNLAAKRSLEPGALREELNQSLKTAFERNSKVLGIWLSFEPNGLDGKDSEFVDDKTRASNDKGRFSSYWSRAGGEGLNTVLVEDDLNKTTPNLNGTPYNIWYTCPRDTRRTCLLDPYEDTVAGKPVLMTTIALPLLVDGNVIGVLGVDIALDALQATTDSAQKDLFSGNAQLEILSSTGLIAAYSGEPAKVGKNLIDTLGAEGKDIVQLLASDSRTIREQDDTIRAVYPVKPIADAKSWGVVIKLPKAVLLADNVKLQALLDKAHASGTLKALLVAAVAALLGLLLIWLTATGVTRPINGVAAMLKDIASGDGDLTQRLAYAKKDELGELVNWFNRFLDKLQPTIAQIKQSITEARGTADQSSAIARQTSEGMQVQFREIDQVATASNEMSATAHDVANSASNAASAARGADQSAREGMSIIEQSTRDITTLANAVSKAVGEVEALAVNSEQIGSVLEVIRSIAEQTNLLALNAAIEAARAGESGRGFAVVADEVRNLAKRTQDSVEEIRLVIERIQSGTRGVVETMHTSQSQAQTNAGQIHQAAQALNKISDAVTVISDMNLQIASAAEQQSAVAEEVNRNVSAIRTVTETLTEQATESAAVSSQLNALATQQMKLMDQFRV, from the coding sequence CGTACTGCTGTCCGGCCTATGCCTGCTGGGAGTGATTGCGCTGGTGGTCGGCATCAATATTTACAACACCACGCAGAATGATGAGTTGGTCAGCGATTCAAGCTCACGCATGCTGACCGCCAGCGTGGAACAACTGCTGCAGGCCAAGGCCGCCGAACAGGCCGTGCAATTGCAGAGAACCTTCGGCGACAGCCTGGTGGCGCTGACCGCCCTGGCCGACCAGGTCAAAGACCTGCGTAACCTGGCCGCCAAGCGTTCCCTCGAACCCGGCGCGCTGCGTGAAGAGCTCAACCAGAGCCTGAAAACCGCGTTCGAACGCAACAGCAAAGTGCTGGGGATCTGGCTGTCGTTCGAGCCCAACGGGCTGGACGGCAAGGACAGCGAGTTTGTCGATGACAAGACACGCGCCTCCAATGACAAAGGCCGGTTCTCCAGCTACTGGAGCCGCGCCGGCGGCGAAGGTTTGAACACGGTCCTGGTCGAAGACGACCTGAACAAGACCACCCCCAACCTCAACGGCACGCCCTACAACATTTGGTACACCTGCCCACGGGATACCCGCCGCACCTGCCTGCTGGACCCGTATGAAGACACCGTCGCCGGCAAACCCGTGCTGATGACCACCATCGCCCTGCCGCTGCTGGTGGACGGCAATGTCATCGGCGTGCTGGGTGTCGACATCGCCCTCGACGCCTTGCAAGCCACCACCGACAGCGCACAGAAAGACCTGTTCAGCGGTAATGCGCAGTTGGAGATTCTCTCCAGCACCGGTCTGATCGCCGCCTACAGTGGCGAACCGGCCAAAGTCGGCAAGAACCTGATCGACACCCTGGGCGCCGAAGGCAAAGACATCGTGCAACTGCTGGCCAGTGACAGCCGCACGATTCGCGAACAGGACGACACCATTCGCGCGGTCTATCCGGTCAAGCCGATTGCCGATGCCAAGTCCTGGGGCGTGGTGATCAAATTGCCCAAGGCCGTTCTGCTGGCCGATAACGTCAAGCTGCAAGCCTTGCTCGACAAAGCCCATGCCAGCGGCACACTCAAGGCCTTGCTGGTGGCAGCCGTCGCCGCATTGCTCGGTTTGCTGCTGATCTGGCTGACCGCCACTGGCGTGACCCGGCCGATCAACGGTGTGGCTGCCATGCTCAAGGACATCGCCAGCGGCGACGGCGACCTCACCCAGCGCCTGGCCTATGCCAAGAAAGATGAGCTGGGCGAACTGGTGAACTGGTTCAATCGCTTCCTCGACAAGCTGCAACCGACCATTGCGCAGATCAAGCAAAGCATCACCGAAGCGCGCGGCACGGCCGATCAGTCTTCGGCCATCGCACGCCAGACCAGCGAAGGCATGCAGGTGCAGTTCCGCGAGATCGACCAGGTGGCCACGGCGTCCAACGAAATGAGCGCCACCGCCCACGATGTCGCCAACAGCGCCTCCAACGCCGCCAGCGCGGCACGCGGGGCCGATCAGTCGGCGCGCGAAGGCATGTCGATCATCGAGCAGAGCACCCGCGATATCACCACCCTCGCCAATGCCGTCAGCAAAGCGGTGGGCGAAGTCGAAGCCCTGGCGGTCAACAGCGAGCAGATTGGTTCAGTGCTGGAAGTGATCCGCAGCATTGCCGAGCAGACCAACCTGCTGGCCCTCAACGCGGCAATCGAAGCCGCACGCGCCGGGGAAAGCGGTCGTGGCTTTGCGGTGGTGGCCGACGAAGTACGCAACCTGGCCAAGCGCACCCAGGACTCCGTAGAAGAAATCCGCCTGGTGATCGAACGCATCCAGAGCGGCACCCGCGGCGTGGTGGAGACCATGCATACCAGCCAAAGCCAGGCCCAGACCAATGCCGGCCAGATCCATCAGGCGGCCCAAGCCCTGAACAAGATCAGCGACGCGGTGACGGTGATCAGCGACATGAACCTGCAGATCGCCAGCGCTGCCGAGCAACAAAGCGCCGTGGCCGAAGAGGTCAACCGCAATGTCTCGGCAATTCGCACGGTGACCGAAACCCTCACTGAACAGGCCACGGAGTCGGCGGCCGTGAGCAGCCAACTCAATGCATTGGCCACTCAACAGATGAAGTTGATGGATCAGTTCAGGGTGTAA